The Virgibacillus sp. MSP4-1 genome has a segment encoding these proteins:
- a CDS encoding isochorismate synthase MenF → MIETRQQRFTESINKALDHQAHKDTPQLFSYTEKIAGVEEINPIAVFQYTQSFKGARFFWTSPEDGVILIGLGSVCQFKENKTNGDRFEQVHSEWKDLLKSIYIDNPYNQPGTGPVMMGGFSFDPEESSELWENYPSSQMTLPEYIITIDDSDAYLTCHIRLDGQADIENGRASFTQMIETMKKDPQQGAKDPECISQQEKSAEEWKETVRSATERIENRQMNKVVLARELRVSFNHSIPVSKVLENLLEQQKQSYIFAVESGEDCFIGATPERLVKVENGELLSTCLAGTSPRGETPQEDEVLGKELLYDEKNRMEHAFVVDMIKQAVEACSDHVEVPESPVLYKLRNLQHLYTPVRGRLREGHSLLEVVRSLHPTPAMGGVPREEALSFIKDEEQADRGWYSAPIGWMDAMDNGEFAVAIRSGLIQKNEASLFAGCGIVKDSDPEKEFRETQIKFSPMLMALGGLQ, encoded by the coding sequence ATGATCGAAACCCGACAGCAACGGTTTACCGAGTCTATAAATAAAGCTCTGGATCATCAGGCTCACAAGGATACACCACAGCTGTTTAGCTATACAGAAAAAATTGCAGGTGTTGAGGAGATCAACCCGATTGCTGTTTTTCAATATACACAATCTTTCAAAGGAGCGAGATTTTTCTGGACAAGTCCTGAAGACGGAGTGATCCTTATCGGTTTAGGGTCGGTCTGTCAGTTTAAAGAAAATAAAACGAATGGAGACCGTTTTGAACAGGTCCATTCGGAGTGGAAGGACTTGCTGAAATCCATTTATATCGATAACCCATATAACCAGCCTGGCACAGGACCCGTTATGATGGGTGGTTTTTCCTTTGATCCTGAAGAATCCAGTGAGCTTTGGGAAAATTATCCGAGCAGTCAGATGACGTTACCTGAGTATATTATTACGATAGATGACAGTGACGCCTATCTAACTTGTCATATCCGGCTCGATGGACAAGCGGATATAGAAAATGGCAGGGCGTCATTTACACAGATGATAGAGACAATGAAAAAGGATCCACAACAAGGTGCTAAGGATCCTGAATGTATAAGTCAGCAGGAAAAAAGTGCTGAGGAATGGAAAGAAACGGTGAGATCTGCAACTGAACGTATTGAAAATAGACAGATGAATAAGGTAGTCCTGGCTCGGGAATTAAGGGTATCCTTTAATCATTCGATTCCTGTTTCCAAGGTGCTGGAAAACCTGCTGGAGCAGCAAAAGCAAAGTTATATTTTTGCAGTGGAAAGTGGAGAGGACTGTTTTATTGGAGCAACTCCCGAGCGATTGGTGAAGGTGGAAAATGGCGAACTCCTTTCTACCTGTCTTGCTGGTACCTCCCCAAGAGGTGAAACCCCCCAAGAGGATGAGGTGTTAGGAAAGGAACTGCTTTATGACGAAAAAAACCGGATGGAGCATGCTTTTGTAGTTGATATGATTAAACAAGCTGTAGAAGCCTGTAGTGACCATGTAGAGGTACCGGAATCTCCTGTACTGTACAAACTGCGAAATCTGCAGCACTTATATACACCGGTGAGGGGAAGATTACGGGAAGGACATTCTTTATTAGAGGTCGTCAGAAGTCTCCATCCTACACCGGCTATGGGAGGAGTGCCCCGTGAAGAGGCTCTTTCCTTTATAAAAGATGAGGAACAGGCGGACAGAGGCTGGTATTCAGCACCTATAGGATGGATGGATGCGATGGATAATGGTGAATTCGCTGTAGCCATTCGGTCTGGTTTAATCCAAAAAAATGAAGCTTCTTTATTTGCGGGCTGCGGTATTGTTAAGGACTCAGACCCGGAAAAAGAATTTCGGGAAACCCAGATAAAATTTTCACCTATGCTAATGGCGCTAGGAGGATTACAATGA
- a CDS encoding hotdog fold thioesterase, whose product MQTSNTMLEALDIEMVEMNPDRVVLSMPVGPKTHQPFGYLHGGASVALAETAASIGGALNIDIETQNVFGIEINANHLKSKRSGMVTGTAEPVHIGSRTMVWEIKIEDEDNQLISISRCTLGVVTKRD is encoded by the coding sequence ATGCAGACTTCAAATACTATGCTTGAAGCCTTAGATATTGAGATGGTTGAAATGAATCCAGATCGAGTGGTCTTATCCATGCCTGTAGGTCCCAAAACCCATCAGCCTTTTGGTTATCTGCATGGCGGCGCCAGTGTTGCATTGGCTGAAACCGCTGCCAGCATTGGCGGTGCTTTAAATATTGACATCGAAACACAAAACGTATTTGGAATTGAAATCAATGCCAATCATTTGAAAAGTAAACGCTCAGGAATGGTGACAGGAACGGCTGAACCAGTACATATCGGAAGCCGGACCATGGTATGGGAAATTAAAATTGAGGATGAGGATAACCAATTAATTTCCATATCCAGATGTACACTTGGCGTTGTCACCAAGCGTGATTAA